A region from the Cannabis sativa cultivar Pink pepper isolate KNU-18-1 chromosome 9, ASM2916894v1, whole genome shotgun sequence genome encodes:
- the LOC133031459 gene encoding uncharacterized protein LOC133031459, producing the protein MDTSWYWRKLCSLRTTFNKDDVVAAGGEKFKTSRFYCSLLNQTLFPAAGAICHGLSMPKHTFQLWQATQDKLLTRDHLSKLNIPMSNLNCVVCDIDLESHSHLFFKCRLSLLVLYRIFQWLGMVGWSEDYDSWRVWLGYPKPTVVDRILVLMIAAVIYHLWWNRNTCLVSSFSNSVNCIVNKIKSEVKYRLLLIKDRKCSRKKKDLIHRLICNLVKWRWLLLLWK; encoded by the coding sequence ATGGATACTAGTTGGTATTGGAGAAAACTCTGCAGCTTACGAACAACCTTCAACAAAGATGATGTTGTGGCAGCGGGTGGAGAAAAGTTCAAAACCAGCAGATTTTATTGCAGCTTGCTGAATCAGACGTTATTTCCTGCAGCAGGGGCTATTTGCCATGGTTTGAGCATGCCTAAACACACCTTCCAACTTTGGCAAGCAACCCAAGACAAGTTGTTAACAAGGGATCATCTTAGCAAGCTGAACATTCCTATGTCTAATCTGAATTGTGTGGTTTGTGATATTGATCTTGAGAGTCATAGCCACTTGTTCTTCAAGTGCAGACTTTCTTTGCTGGTTTTGTACAGGATTTTTCAATGGCTGGGCATGGTTGGTTGGTCTGAGGACTATGATAGTTGGAGAGTTTGGTTGGGCTACCCTAAGCCGACTGTGGTGGACAGGATTTTGGTCCTCATGATTGCGGCTGTGATCTACCATCTGTGGTGGAATCGAAACACTTGTTTAGTCTCTTCTTTTTCTAATTCTGTAAATTgcattgtaaataaaattaaaagtgaaGTGAAGTATAGACTCTTATTGATTAAAGATAGAAAATGCTCTAGGAAGAAAAAGGACTTGATTCATAGATTGATTTGTAATTTGGTGAAGTGGAGGTGGTTGCTTCTCTTGTGGAAGTGA